Within Aspergillus oryzae RIB40 DNA, chromosome 2, the genomic segment CCGGCAGTGTCCGCACAAACGCAGTAACACTATCACTCATTGATCTGACAGAGTGGAATCTTCCCATGTACAACGAACCAGGCATCCCGTCGCAGATCCATTCATCAGACCAATACCTCCATCCGCATACGCAGAGATGGTCCGAAGAGATCGCCTCCTATGCGGCGTTTGTGTTCGTGACTCCACAGTACAACTGGGGGTATCCAGCTAGCATTAAGAATGCGATTGACTACCTGTACCACGAATGGAAGGGTAAGCCCGCCATGATTGTCAGTTATGGCGGGCATGGAGGCGGGAAGGCGGCGGAGCAGTTGAAGCAGGTGTTGTGTGGTGTTCGGATGAGGCCTCTTGAGCGGACGGTTGGGATGACTTTTCCCAGTAAAGAAGTGTTGATGGTTGCTGCGGAGGGGCAGGAGTTGGACTTGTCTTTttgggagggagagaggagagaagtgGTGGAGGTTTTTggggagatggtgaagttgCTGGTAGAAGCTTGAGAGCTTATGTTCTGATGTATAGAGGTAACTCCGATTTTGTGTCTGTATATTGGTGTCTTCATCCTGTTTGTTGAATACTTCGTtcaatatatttttaatctGCTCTGAGTGATCGCAGCTGCTGTAGGCCGAATTCTAAGGGCTTGGCAGCCACTAGGGAGTATCCCCGGACATATTTCAGAGCATTGCTGATAGTCTGCTGTCGCTTTGAAATGGTGATAGAAAAGTCAATGGATTTATGGAAACCATCCGACTCGGAGAACAGAGAAACGGAGGTGGAGATAGCATCTTCCAGGGTAATAAGCGTAGAGTTTGTCACACAATCCAATACACCCATGAGGGGTTGAGAGTACTCAGCAGATGGGCGAAGTGGTGCACTATTGTCCCCGTGTTGTTGAACATACGGAACAGCCGGCACCACTTCAGCAAGATACCAACCGTCTATCTGGTCATGTATGACCATGGCTCGTTGCACAAGtctcttcagcttcatccCGTAGTTTCCACTACGTAGGATACCCGTAATTTCCTCAAGAAGCACAGGAATATCAACCAGCCAGTCGCAAAGCTTCGATCGCAGGACACAAGCCCAGCTTGCAGGTGTCAACGCGGTCTCTTCCGTTTCCCGCAGGAACTCCCGCCAAGGAGACCGTGCGAGAAAGCACGGCTGTCGTAGGTTCATATCTTGGACAATCTACCGCTTGTCAGCCGATAAGCCCCAGTGATACATCAAAAGACATACGAAAAACGCCCGTTGCGATTCCAGCATCGCCCGCTCAAACGGCTGCTGGAACCGACCAATGTCACAATTCTGAATGAGAGCCTTAGTCCCATGTGACAACTGATTCCACCGACCATTATCGGCATTTGTCAAGAGCTGTCACATATTAGCCTAGCTTGGAGCAAGAGTAGAAGTACCATACCTCACACAACTGCAATACAATCGACGCACAGATAGTCTCCGAGTGAAAGCAACGCCCAGGATCATCTAGACACAAGCGTAGCGCCTCAAGACTCTGGGCATATTTCCGCCAAGAATCTTTAGAAATAGTCCCCTCGCTAGCCAAGAGATCCGCATACACAGTACAAAGACAAGCAACGGCAGAGTCTAGAGCAACATTTCGCCCCAATCGACCCGGAATATACTGATAAAAGCCCCCATGTGAGCTCAGGGGGAAAACCATCTGACTCGTAGAATCCTGCAGAATATAAACCAGATTTGCCCCATCATGATCCCGACTCGAAATTAAGGGCCAACAAATCCTTTCATAAGAACGAATGGTGTAATAATTGTGATTCCCCGAGGATCTCGATAAAGCCACAGTCTCATCCGGATCAGCACCAACTTCTTCTAGGAggtacttcttcttccgataaTGAGCCAGGAGAGATGCATTTTCATTGATAAACTTATACTTTTTTTGGTAGCCTGGGCAAATGCGCCCAGAGGCGACACAGGCCGTGCATGCTGGTGCCCTGTTGTCGCACTAGGGGAAGGTTAATCAccaattttctttttcttgtgtgCCCTTTCAGTGGCCCTTACTTTTTTCTTACGCTTCCGACAGGTTTCGCAGCCGATGCTATGGGGAACGCCCACCATGGCTTGAAACAGGAGGATGCCCAACCTAGTTGGTGGATGGCTGGCCTCATCTGAgttatcaatcaatcactttGCAGGGCTGGGGTCCCTTTGTGCTGACTAAGATGAGCCAAGCCATGCACGTTGATTAATGCGTCAACCGAGTGTACCAAATCAGACTGCTCATATCCTTATTTTAGAATGGTTGGGGGCGGAGTCATTGTTTCTCCCACTGGATATATCCTGCCTTAAGAGCTATTGTATGGATAAGGATTGAAGTGGGTGGGGAGATGTTGCACATACCTAAGGCACCGACCGGGTGAGAGACCCTTCGGCGGCTAAAAGTGGATCCTGGAATCGTAGGTCAATCTTTCATGACCCTTTCAATTCCCTCCATGAATGCTCGAACAATTACTGTCAAAGCGTAAAGAATGAGATTAAAGGCAATGGGGCAATGACCAGTCGCTCGTTCTGTACGACCCAAGATCCTTAAGGTGTTTCAAGTCCACCACCGGACAATGCAGATCCATGCCGGACAAAGCGCCAGTCGCTCCACCTGCACTTGTTCCTGTGCAACGCTGGACAAATCAAAGGGACAAGCTGGACTAAACCGTGAGGGCTGAGGCTTCCTGCACTTCTGCAAGGCTGAGCAAGTAGTATTTAATTCGCTTTACACCCGTGCTGATCAGTCAATGTTTTCCCACATACCCTTCGATATTTAAAGTCGCGAGCGACGAAACACACTCTCttactctttccattctaCTCAGCTGAGACCGGTCTGGACTGGTCGGATTAACGTTCATTTTGAAAATGTTTTTGCAGTCTGTCTTAGCGCTGTCCCTGGCGCTGCCCTCTCTTTCGACCGCTGCACGACTCTTTGCAACCCACTACGATGGCAACGTATACTCTCTCaacttggaggagaagggcgataAATTCTCGCTCACGAAGACCCACAATTTGACCACATGCGGCGGTGCCGGCTCGACGAGTGCGCTGACAGTAGACTCTGCCCGCGGGCTCGTATGGTGCGTTGGGGAAGGCACTCCCGGTGCATTAACCGCCTTGAAGGTCTGGAAAGACGGGAAGATGTTCGAGGAAGTCGTGACGGTAGAGACACCTCCTGGCGGAGTGGACAGTGTCACATACGGGATAGATAAACAGTTCCTCGCGATAGCGCATTAGTATGTTCCATCCTGTGGTACCAATGATGCTGCACTCGATACTAACCACGGGACATAGTGGcaactcctccatctcactcttcaacatccccttTGCGGACAAGCAGCAAGTGAAGCCCTTCGACGTGGTGAAGTTGCCCCCGCCCAAAAATGTCACCGAAAAACAGCCCAAGTCGCAACCCCATCAAGTCCTTCTCGACCCCACCGAATCGTTCATCCTGTCGCCTGATCTGGGATCCGATGTGATGCACGTGTTTGCGATTGACCACAAGTCGGGTAAACTAAACAAGTGCGGGTCCAACTCGACGATCTACTATGATAAGGGAAGCGGGCCACGTCATGGAGTGTTTGTGACCTCGAGTGAAGGCCACCACGCACGGCGGGCCAGGAGTCCGCATAGGGAGCGGCTGATGGGGCGCGAGGGGAAAAAGACGACATTGTATACCGTGGAAGAACTCCGCGGCAATGTGTGTTCTTTCGACGTGTCATATGTGAACAAAGGGTGCCCCGTGTTCAAGCCGTTGACATGCTTCCGCCCTTACCCCGGCTCAAACTTTCCCTCGAATACAACGACATTAGGTGAAATCCGGGCAGCGGGACCGACCCTACATATCTCTGTTCGCAAGGATGGTAAATTCGATGGAAAGGATTCTCTGGTGACGTTAAAGCCAGGACAGAAGACGGTGACCGACGGCGACCTGTTTTCGTCCGGCGGCAAGACCCCGCGCAGCTTCGTGATCAACAGGAAGGGGGACCTGGTCGCTGTGGGTAACCAAGATTCGTCCACTATTGTCATCATCAAGAGGGATCCGAAGACTGGGAAGCTGCTTAATGAAGTCGCTTCTCTGCTGGTTGGCGAGGCGCCCGCCGAGGGAACTTGGGGTGGCTTGAGTAGCATCGTGTGGTACGAGTAGATGTCTTGTAGTTGGATACTGAATACATTATCTCTTGACCATTCGTACTTCAGAATAGAAAACGCGCCTGTCAGCTTCATATATCTTGATGTATGTCTTTGAATATCATTCCAAATGCAGATCTTGCGGGTCATTCAAGTACAGAGTGTAACAGAACACCAAAATGCCACCGTAGTGTATATAGACCGCCCAGCGATGTTATAAACACAACCACACCAAATTgcaaaccaaacaaaaacgagaaagaaggagaaaacgaaaagccCAGCTTATCAATCATCCTATCGTGCGTGGCATGTACGTTTAGTCCAGCCCCTGGAAAGTTGATAGACTGGGGCGGCTTGTGGACGAATGCATTGTCGCCAGCGTAGATATCATCATTGAAGCGTAATCCTTTTGAGTAACCGTGACCCTCAACATTAATCGTAACATCCGTAAAACATGATCCTGCAGCGTAAATTTCAAAACGTCGCAAACCTCTCACTTAAATTCAAGTTGGAACGCCTTCCACTTGCTTCCTATGGTACGACAGCGCGGACAACCCCGGGGAGGATAGCTCGTTGGACCGTGTGACATGGCGCTACCCGGGCTTGACGTCACATTCCTAAATGATGCAGTGGGACTGCTGATGTACATCCCTACACAGTCACGGCATACCCCACAAATGCATTCTGTGCAAGCATAACATTCGCTTAGCGCCCAGGGCCGATGGCAGCTAGCACAGTAGACCTGGACATCCTTTTGCCGAAACGATGCTGGAGTTGGGTTGGAGAAGCGATGATGCTGGCGGGGGAAAAGATTTAAACCAGGGCTGGAATCGGGTTTCGCCAATGGCCCAAGATGACCCGAGAATGCAAAATTCTTCCCTGACGCAGTCGATGCCGAGTCCAAAGAAGACTCAATAGACGGGAAAGGCTCCAGGTCATTGTCGCGGCTGCGGGCTGTTTCATAAGGTGGAGGTGTCAAGGACTTGTGCAAAGGGGAAGCACCAAAAGAATGTGGTGGAAATGGGCGATGGGAATTGGGTGGGGGCAATCCGCCCGCTGACTGGAAGGCAGGAGGGAGTGATGACCGATTCCCTGGGgcagaaggagcagaagtGATGTTCGAAATCAGAGGTGCGAGGGTCGGTGACCGACCGACCTGGGACGGAACAGTTAAAAGCTGTTCGCGCAGAGACAACGGGTGAAGCCGTCGCTCCTCGGTATCTGATAGCGAACTCACCTCTGACTGTCGGTCATCATCTGCCTCCGTGGCCGACGTAGCCGCCTCAATCAGATCCTCCCAGCGCTTGCCTTGGGCCCACGCTGCTGTCTGCGGTTCAGCGGATAGCGCTTTGCGATCGCCCAAGCTAGGGCGCCGGCCATATTCCTTTGACTTGACCCGGTCATGTTTAGGTTTTCGCGCCGCTGATATTGAGGACTTGCGAGGACGGGGCAATTTATCCCTTCTCTGGATGGGGGGAAGGGTTGACGAGCGACCAGGAGGCGAGTGGTTGAGAATGGATGGTAGAAGTTCTCGTGGGCGTGGTGAAAAGGGTGGCAATGATTCCTGTTTGAAATGGTCGCGAAGGGAAGGCAGCTCAATAGACGACCGCATGCGGTCTCGTCCAATATCGTTATCAGAGTGAGTTTCCTTGAAAAGATTATTAGCTTATTTTccgagaaaaacaagaaaaccgGTCGGGGGAAGttaagaaacaaaaaaattTGGCCCACATACCATATCCGTATCCCAGTCCGAGGCTAATCGGTTATGGTGCAATTGAGCTAATGCGACAGCAGCAGTTGCGGCAGCGGGATGAGCTTCATCAATGCCCCGTGGGGTTGCGGGTGAGCTGGCGTCCGCGACGTATATATCTCGGTCGGCTACATTCAAGCGTGTCAGCTTCTCTAACCTGACATACAAAGTTATGACCTGTCAGTCACTAACCATTGCGACGGCGGGATTGAGCCTGATTTGGCGGAGATATCTGAGCTCGTTGTTCCGGAGGGGTGGTAACCATCAAGATAAAGCTCTCCTCGGTGGCCGGGAGCTTCGGAATGTAGTTATTCGGATGCGCCCGACGGATGTGCTCCTGCATGGAGCGATAGCGTTTCTCCTATAAGGACGCATAGCAACGTTAGATGTCAAGTTCTATATAAGTTTTGAAACGGGTGGATAAGGTAATAAGCTCAGATAAACATGGAATGCTGGCCTTTTGGCACGATAAAA encodes:
- a CDS encoding flavin-dependent quinone reductase (predicted flavoprotein); the encoded protein is MAPKIGLIICSQRTPRAGLHIGITILNDLQSAGSVRTNAVTLSLIDLTEWNLPMYNEPGIPSQIHSSDQYLHPHTQRWSEEIASYAAFVFVTPQYNWGYPASIKNAIDYLYHEWKGKPAMIVSYGGHGGGKAAEQLKQVLCGVRMRPLERTVGMTFPSKEVLMVAAEGQELDLSFWEGERREVVEVFGEMVKLLVEA
- a CDS encoding uncharacterized protein (predicted protein), translating into MILGVAFTRRLSLLTNADNGRWNQLSHGTKALIQNCDIGRFQQPFERAMLESQRAFFPCFLARSPWREFLRETEETALTPASWACVLRSKLCDWLVDIPVLLEEITGILRSGNYGMKLKRLVQRAMVIHDQIDGWYLAEVVPAVPAPLRPSAEYSQPLMGVLDCVTNSTLITLEDAISTSVSLFSESDGFHKSIDFSITISKRQQTISNALKYVRGYSLVAAKPLEFGLQQLRSLRAD
- a CDS encoding uncharacterized protein (predicted protein); the encoded protein is MFHPVVPMMLHSILTTGHSGNSSISLFNIPFADKQQVKPFDVVKLPPPKNVTEKQPKSQPHQVLLDPTESFILSPDLGSDVMHVFAIDHKSGKLNKCGSNSTIYYDKGSGPRHGVFVTSSEGHHARRARSPHRERLMGREGKKTTLYTVEELRGNVCSFDVSYVNKGCPVFKPLTCFRPYPGSNFPSNTTTLGEIRAAGPTLHISVRKDGKFDGKDSLVTLKPGQKTVTDGDLFSSGGKTPRSFVINRKGDLVAVGNQDSSTIVIIKRDPKTGKLLNEVASLLVGEAPAEGTWGGLSSIVWYE
- the rfeD gene encoding putative transcription factor RfeD (predicted protein), encoding MPPRASLTSSFSVTDANNEVVCPLKNNDGSNCRKRCLGVSISPIFPLCVGRSIGAPLPATPAIAAEKRYRSMQEHIRRAHPNNYIPKLPATEESFILMVTTPPEQRAQISPPNQAQSRRRNAQLHHNRLASDWDTDMETHSDNDIGRDRMRSSIELPSLRDHFKQESLPPFSPRPRELLPSILNHSPPGRSSTLPPIQRRDKLPRPRKSSISAARKPKHDRVKSKEYGRRPSLGDRKALSAEPQTAAWAQGKRWEDLIEAATSATEADDDRQSEVGRSPTLAPLISNITSAPSAPGNRSSLPPAFQSAGGLPPPNSHRPFPPHSFGASPLHKSLTPPPYETARSRDNDLEPFPSIESSLDSASTASGKNFAFSGHLGPLAKPDSSPGLNLFPRQHHRFSNPTPASFRQKDVQVYCASCHRPWALSECYACTECICGVCRDCVGMYISSPTASFRNVTSSPGSAMSHGPTSYPPRGCPRCRTIGSKWKAFQLEFK